From Cecembia calidifontis, one genomic window encodes:
- a CDS encoding dienelactone hydrolase family protein, producing MEQQVRINSRYYQMIIDSRDLNDAKSKVKALVNEEIATYDLSPELKQQQINSLVPALEKSLNPWFFNFIRTNPELYIQQIQIPVFAAFGGKDVQVNAAQNGNRLLELFKGKEELLELKVYPELNHLFQKAKTGAVAEYAEIEETFNVKVLGDMANFILGLKK from the coding sequence GTGGAGCAACAAGTTAGGATAAATTCCCGCTATTATCAGATGATCATTGACAGCCGGGATCTTAATGATGCAAAATCCAAAGTGAAAGCACTGGTTAATGAAGAGATTGCAACTTATGACCTTTCTCCGGAATTGAAACAGCAACAGATCAATTCCTTGGTTCCCGCTTTGGAAAAAAGCCTAAATCCCTGGTTTTTTAATTTTATCCGGACCAATCCGGAGCTTTATATTCAACAGATTCAAATTCCGGTATTTGCTGCCTTTGGTGGAAAAGATGTTCAGGTAAATGCAGCCCAAAATGGGAATCGCCTATTGGAGCTTTTTAAAGGAAAGGAAGAATTACTGGAACTCAAAGTTTATCCTGAACTCAACCATCTTTTTCAAAAAGCAAAAACTGGTGCTGTCGCTGAGTATGCTGAAATTGAAGAAACCTTCAATGTTAAGGTTCTTGGGGATATGGCAAATTTTATTTTAGGTCTAAAAAAATAA